In one Mesorhizobium australicum genomic region, the following are encoded:
- a CDS encoding feruloyl-CoA synthase, whose translation MPLVDVPGMRPVRMGDLAAELEKRADGTLLIRPRARLDAYPRSMIDFLRHWARTEPDRVFLADRGPQGEWRRVTYAQALAKARSLAQFLIDSGLSAERPLMILSGNSVEHGLLALGAMMAGIPFAPLSPAYSLVSTDHQKLRYLVKLLTPGMVFVAEGEPFDRALRAIWSEDISLLVARNAVPDLPATMFDCAAATEATEVVEAADAAVTPDTVSKFLFTSGSTGMPKAVINTQRMMTCNQAMIASALAFLKDEPPVMVDWLPWNHTAGGNHNFGITLANGGTLHIDDGAPTPAGILKTVRNLEEVSPTLYFNVPKGYEMLLGHLEGNDRLRESFFARLNLMQYAGAGLAQHVWDGLERIARQATGGRVMIITGYGSTETAPFASTTTWAVERPGEVGLPAPGVELKLVPDGDKLELRLRGPNVTPGYWRQPDKTAECFDEEGFYRIGDALKFVDPADVNKGLLFDGRVSEDFKLSTGTWVNLAAVKGAVIRAFAPYVREAVLTGLDRNHIGAMLFLDVDAARRIAPELATASERDLAHSPVLRNLFQERLDALAKTSTGSANLVARAVILDTPPSMDRSEITDKGSINQRAVITTRAALVEDLYAEPPPPHILVARKTA comes from the coding sequence ATGCCGCTGGTCGACGTGCCCGGCATGCGGCCGGTGCGGATGGGCGATCTCGCTGCGGAGCTGGAGAAGCGCGCGGATGGGACGCTGCTGATCCGCCCGCGCGCGCGGCTGGACGCCTATCCCCGCTCGATGATCGACTTCCTTCGCCACTGGGCGCGGACGGAGCCGGATCGTGTCTTCCTCGCCGATCGGGGCCCGCAGGGCGAGTGGCGGCGCGTTACCTACGCGCAGGCGCTGGCGAAGGCGCGGTCGCTGGCGCAGTTCCTCATCGACAGCGGCCTGTCGGCCGAGCGTCCGCTGATGATCCTGTCTGGCAATTCGGTCGAGCACGGCCTGCTGGCGCTCGGCGCGATGATGGCGGGCATTCCCTTTGCGCCGCTGTCGCCCGCCTATTCACTGGTCTCCACCGACCACCAGAAGCTGCGCTATCTGGTGAAGCTGCTGACGCCGGGAATGGTCTTCGTCGCCGAGGGCGAGCCATTCGACAGGGCGCTACGCGCGATCTGGTCCGAAGACATTTCTCTTCTCGTCGCCCGAAACGCCGTGCCCGACCTGCCGGCGACCATGTTCGACTGCGCGGCGGCGACCGAAGCCACCGAAGTCGTGGAGGCGGCCGACGCGGCGGTCACGCCGGACACGGTGTCGAAGTTCCTGTTCACCTCCGGCTCGACCGGCATGCCGAAGGCGGTCATCAACACGCAGCGCATGATGACCTGTAACCAGGCGATGATCGCCTCCGCGCTCGCCTTCCTTAAGGACGAGCCGCCGGTGATGGTCGACTGGCTGCCGTGGAACCACACGGCGGGCGGCAACCACAATTTCGGCATCACGCTCGCCAATGGCGGCACGCTCCACATCGACGACGGCGCGCCGACGCCGGCCGGCATCCTGAAGACAGTGCGCAACCTCGAAGAGGTGTCGCCGACGCTCTACTTCAACGTGCCCAAGGGCTACGAGATGCTGCTCGGACACCTGGAGGGTAACGACCGGCTGCGTGAGAGCTTCTTCGCCCGGCTGAACCTGATGCAATATGCCGGCGCCGGCCTTGCCCAGCATGTGTGGGACGGGCTGGAGCGGATTGCACGCCAGGCCACCGGCGGCCGGGTCATGATCATCACCGGCTACGGCTCGACCGAGACCGCGCCGTTCGCGTCGACCACGACCTGGGCCGTCGAGCGGCCCGGCGAGGTTGGCTTGCCGGCGCCTGGCGTCGAGCTGAAGCTGGTGCCGGACGGCGATAAGCTGGAACTCAGGCTGCGCGGTCCGAACGTCACGCCCGGCTACTGGCGCCAGCCGGACAAGACGGCCGAATGCTTCGACGAGGAAGGGTTCTACCGGATCGGCGATGCGCTGAAATTCGTCGATCCCGCCGACGTCAACAAGGGGCTGCTCTTCGACGGGCGCGTCTCCGAGGACTTCAAGCTGTCGACCGGCACCTGGGTCAACCTCGCGGCGGTCAAGGGCGCGGTCATCCGCGCCTTCGCGCCCTACGTGCGCGAGGCGGTGCTGACGGGCCTCGACCGCAACCACATCGGCGCGATGCTGTTCCTTGACGTGGACGCCGCGCGCCGGATCGCGCCGGAGCTCGCCACGGCGAGCGAGCGCGACCTTGCGCATAGCCCGGTGCTGCGGAACCTCTTCCAGGAAAGGCTCGACGCGTTGGCGAAGACGTCCACCGGCAGTGCCAACCTCGTCGCCCGAGCGGTGATACTGGATACGCCGCCGTCGATGGACCGCAGCGAGATCACCGACAAGGGCTCGATCAACCAGCGCGCCGTGATCACCACGCGTGCCGCGCTGGTCGAGGATCTCTACGCCGAACCGCCGCCACCTCACATTCTCGTCGCAAGGAAGACCGCATGA
- a CDS encoding 3-keto-5-aminohexanoate cleavage protein: protein MDRAILTCALNGVLTDPLQNAIPVTPEQCAASAREAYDAGASIIHVHFRQQGAGRGHLPSWEPEVAVAVCEAIRHACPGIVINQTTGTVGTDISGPLACIRAARPEIAACNAGSLNYLKIKVDGSWAWPPMLFDNPVAKVKAFLDGMAEAGALPEFECFDTGIVRSVGMYVANGMARTAQYNFVMGVASGMPVDAALLELLLNYRITGARWQATLIGRAEIWPVHQRAAELGGMLRTGLEDTFYLPDGTRATGNGQLIEALAGCARKAGREIASPAETRAMLGLRQ, encoded by the coding sequence ATGGATAGAGCCATCCTCACCTGTGCGCTGAACGGCGTGCTGACCGACCCGTTGCAGAACGCTATCCCTGTCACGCCTGAGCAATGCGCGGCCTCGGCGCGCGAGGCCTATGACGCCGGTGCATCCATCATCCATGTGCACTTCCGCCAGCAAGGTGCCGGCAGGGGCCACCTGCCAAGCTGGGAGCCGGAGGTCGCGGTGGCCGTCTGCGAGGCGATCCGGCACGCCTGCCCGGGCATCGTCATCAATCAGACGACCGGCACTGTCGGCACGGACATATCGGGTCCGCTCGCCTGCATCCGCGCGGCGCGGCCGGAGATCGCGGCGTGCAATGCGGGCAGCCTGAACTACCTCAAGATCAAGGTGGACGGATCGTGGGCCTGGCCGCCGATGCTGTTCGACAATCCGGTGGCGAAGGTGAAAGCCTTCCTCGATGGGATGGCCGAGGCAGGTGCGCTGCCCGAGTTCGAGTGCTTCGACACCGGCATCGTCCGCTCGGTCGGCATGTACGTGGCGAACGGCATGGCGCGGACGGCGCAGTACAATTTCGTCATGGGCGTCGCCTCGGGCATGCCGGTCGACGCCGCGCTGCTGGAGCTGTTGCTGAACTACCGGATCACGGGTGCGCGCTGGCAGGCGACGCTGATCGGCCGGGCGGAGATCTGGCCGGTGCACCAGCGCGCGGCGGAGCTGGGCGGCATGCTGCGCACGGGGCTCGAAGACACGTTCTACCTGCCTGACGGCACGCGCGCGACCGGGAACGGCCAGCTGATCGAGGCGCTCGCCGGCTGCGCGCGCAAGGCAGGCCGCGAGATCGCCTCGCCCGCCGAGACGCGGGCGATGTTGGGCCTGCGGCAGTAG
- a CDS encoding acetyl/propionyl/methylcrotonyl-CoA carboxylase subunit alpha — protein MNESAAPHPAAATFSPQAGRRTNIRSLLVANRGEIACRIMRTAKRMGIATVAVYSDADADAPHVRLADQAVRIGGALPAESYLNASAVIDAARTAGADAVHPGYGFLSENAAFAEACAAAGLVFVGPPPAAIHAMGDKARAKRLMAEAGVPVVPGYEGEDQSPQALAREAERIGFSVLIKAAAGGGGRGMRRVDRAGDFAAALESARREAENALGDPSVLIEKLVIEARHIEIQVFADRHGNAIHLGERDCSAQRRHQKIVEEAPSPFVTPALRLAMGADAVRAAKAVGYEGAGTVEFIVAQDGTYHFLEMNTRLQVEHPVTEMVTGFDLVEWQLRVAAGEALPATQDEVGLTGHAIEARLYAEDPYDGFRPQSGRVLRWRPDKGVRIDSGVAEGGVVTPFYDPMIAKVIAHGPDRAQAIDRLVAALRGSALLGIATNRRFLVELLSSEAFRKGDMTTGLIDRWIGEGAAILDASQPAGLDFAVAAVALAMRDGGSWFRSTGTANCPITLSCGMDRRETEVRFERGRLSGVSVGGEAVAIEAARLGDGEIVFTVDGVSRRAGLLFDGRDVHLDRDGTVFVFHEPDPLVRPPAPKDPRRIVAPVSGVVRALGVVAGQAVAAGDMVAMVEAMKMENALNAAIDGIVAALHVAEGAQVAAGQLIAEIEPGHG, from the coding sequence ATGAACGAAAGTGCCGCCCCTCATCCGGCTGCCGCCACCTTCTCCCCGCAAGCGGGGAGAAGAACGAACATCCGCTCCCTCCTCGTCGCCAATCGCGGCGAGATCGCCTGCCGGATCATGCGGACGGCGAAGCGTATGGGGATCGCCACGGTCGCGGTCTACAGCGACGCGGATGCGGACGCCCCACACGTGCGGCTGGCCGATCAAGCGGTCAGGATCGGCGGAGCGCTCCCGGCGGAGTCCTATCTGAACGCGAGCGCGGTGATCGACGCGGCGCGCACCGCTGGTGCCGACGCGGTCCATCCGGGCTACGGTTTCCTATCCGAGAATGCGGCATTCGCGGAAGCCTGCGCGGCGGCCGGGCTGGTCTTCGTCGGCCCGCCGCCGGCGGCGATCCACGCCATGGGCGACAAGGCGCGCGCCAAGCGATTGATGGCCGAGGCCGGCGTGCCGGTGGTGCCGGGCTACGAAGGCGAGGACCAGTCTCCCCAGGCGCTGGCGCGGGAGGCGGAGCGGATCGGCTTCTCGGTCCTGATTAAGGCCGCCGCGGGCGGCGGCGGGCGCGGCATGCGCCGGGTCGACCGGGCAGGGGATTTCGCGGCAGCCCTCGAAAGCGCCCGGCGCGAGGCGGAGAACGCATTAGGCGACCCGTCGGTGCTGATCGAGAAACTCGTCATCGAGGCCCGGCACATCGAGATCCAGGTCTTCGCCGACCGCCACGGCAATGCGATTCATCTCGGCGAGCGCGACTGTTCGGCGCAGCGCCGGCACCAGAAGATCGTCGAGGAAGCGCCGTCGCCCTTTGTCACGCCGGCGCTGAGACTCGCCATGGGCGCGGACGCCGTGCGCGCGGCCAAGGCGGTCGGCTATGAGGGCGCCGGGACGGTAGAGTTCATCGTCGCGCAGGATGGCACCTACCATTTCCTCGAGATGAACACCCGCCTGCAGGTCGAGCATCCGGTGACCGAGATGGTGACCGGCTTCGATCTTGTCGAATGGCAGCTGCGCGTGGCGGCGGGCGAGGCCCTGCCGGCCACGCAGGACGAGGTAGGCCTCACCGGCCATGCGATCGAGGCGCGGCTCTATGCCGAGGACCCCTATGACGGCTTCCGCCCGCAAAGCGGCAGGGTCCTGCGCTGGCGGCCGGACAAAGGCGTGCGCATCGACAGTGGCGTGGCGGAAGGCGGCGTCGTGACGCCCTTCTACGACCCGATGATCGCCAAGGTGATTGCGCACGGGCCGGACCGGGCGCAGGCGATCGACCGGCTGGTCGCCGCGCTGCGCGGCTCGGCTCTTCTCGGCATCGCAACCAACCGCCGGTTCCTGGTCGAGCTGCTGTCGAGCGAGGCATTCCGCAAGGGCGACATGACCACCGGGCTGATCGACCGCTGGATCGGCGAGGGCGCTGCCATTCTCGACGCGTCGCAGCCCGCCGGGCTCGACTTCGCGGTCGCCGCGGTGGCGCTGGCGATGCGGGACGGCGGCAGCTGGTTCCGTTCCACCGGCACCGCCAATTGTCCGATCACGCTTTCCTGCGGGATGGATCGGCGGGAGACGGAAGTGCGCTTCGAGCGCGGGCGGCTTTCCGGCGTGAGCGTTGGCGGAGAAGCGGTCGCGATCGAGGCGGCGCGGCTCGGCGATGGCGAAATCGTCTTCACGGTGGACGGCGTGTCGCGCCGAGCTGGTCTCCTGTTCGACGGCCGCGACGTCCATCTCGACCGGGACGGCACGGTCTTCGTCTTCCACGAGCCCGACCCTCTGGTGCGACCTCCGGCGCCGAAGGACCCGCGTCGCATCGTGGCGCCCGTTTCCGGCGTGGTGCGCGCGCTGGGCGTCGTCGCGGGGCAGGCGGTGGCGGCGGGCGACATGGTGGCGATGGTGGAGGCGATGAAGATGGAGAACGCGCTCAACGCGGCCATCGACGGGATTGTCGCCGCGCTGCACGTGGCCGAAGGCGCGCAGGTAGCAGCGGGCCAGCTCATCGCGGAGATCGAGCCCGGCCATGGATAG
- a CDS encoding enoyl-CoA hydratase-related protein, whose protein sequence is MADYETILAEESDGVLSLTLNRPAVKNAMSLAMVRELRAALAAAEAGGSVRVIVLRGAGGTFCAGGDIADMAKARAEPLVEGRPDPFAAVNRAFGEMLAEFARTGLAVVAAVEGAALGGGFGLACVSDVTITSRGAKFGLPETGLGILPAQILPPLIERIGYGQTRRLAVIGGFIDIDEALSLGLVHEVADDLDAAVEACVRKILRCAPGALAAAKGLLAEARLAPTGGIIDRAAELSAIALRSAEGAEGTAAFLEKRRPIWAPPSPRLRGEGARRADEGPDRTAHKAQES, encoded by the coding sequence ATGGCGGATTACGAGACCATCCTCGCCGAGGAGAGCGACGGCGTTCTGTCGCTGACGTTGAACCGCCCGGCGGTGAAGAACGCCATGTCGTTGGCGATGGTGCGCGAGTTGCGTGCGGCCCTTGCGGCGGCCGAGGCGGGCGGGAGCGTGCGCGTGATCGTGCTGCGCGGCGCCGGCGGCACGTTCTGCGCCGGCGGCGACATCGCCGACATGGCGAAGGCGCGCGCAGAGCCGCTGGTGGAAGGGCGGCCCGATCCGTTCGCGGCCGTCAACCGCGCCTTCGGCGAAATGCTGGCCGAGTTCGCGCGCACGGGCCTCGCCGTCGTCGCAGCGGTCGAGGGCGCGGCCCTCGGCGGCGGCTTCGGGCTCGCCTGCGTGTCGGACGTGACGATCACGTCGCGCGGGGCGAAGTTCGGCCTGCCCGAAACCGGTCTCGGCATCCTGCCGGCGCAGATCCTGCCGCCGCTGATCGAACGGATCGGCTACGGCCAGACCAGGCGGCTCGCCGTCATCGGCGGCTTCATCGACATCGACGAGGCGCTGTCGCTCGGTCTGGTGCACGAGGTGGCCGACGATCTCGATGCGGCGGTCGAAGCCTGCGTGCGAAAAATCCTGCGCTGCGCGCCCGGCGCGCTTGCCGCCGCCAAGGGTCTGCTCGCCGAGGCGCGGCTGGCGCCGACCGGCGGCATCATCGACCGCGCGGCGGAACTGTCCGCAATCGCGCTGCGCAGCGCCGAGGGGGCGGAGGGCACGGCGGCGTTTCTGGAAAAGCGCCGGCCGATCTGGGCTCCTCCTTCTCCCCGCTTGCGGGGAGAAGGTGCCCGAAGGGCGGATGAGGGGCCGGACCGCACGGCGCACAAGGCGCAAGAATCATGA
- a CDS encoding acyl-CoA dehydrogenase family protein — MHFTPEHENLRRTVAKFVDTEVNPHVDAWEAAEEFPSHELFKKLGDLGLLGIKYDTEYGGLGLDFSYSMVMAEELGLCHAGGVPMAIGVHTDMCTPALNRFGSDHVKKNFLAPSIAGDVVGCLGVSEPGAGSDVSAAKTSARKDGGDYVITGQKMWITNGLKADWCCLLANTSDGPAHKNKSLICVPMDAKGITRQKIHKIGMHSSDTAQLFFDEVRVPQANLIGQEGMGFTYQMLQFQEERLYSAASSIKGFDRLIDLTIDYARDRQAFGKSILDNQVVHYRLAELRTEVELLRALTWSAVEQYVAGGDVTRLASMAKLKTGRLARELTDACLQYWGGMGFTADNPVSRAYRDTRLVSIGAGADEVMLSIICKLEGTLPGTSNKAAKTH, encoded by the coding sequence ATGCACTTCACACCCGAACACGAGAACCTCCGCCGCACGGTGGCGAAGTTCGTCGACACCGAGGTCAATCCGCATGTCGACGCATGGGAGGCGGCGGAGGAATTTCCGTCGCACGAGCTGTTCAAGAAGCTCGGCGATCTTGGCCTGCTCGGCATCAAATACGATACCGAATATGGCGGTCTCGGGCTCGACTTCTCCTATTCGATGGTGATGGCGGAGGAGCTCGGCCTGTGCCATGCCGGCGGCGTGCCGATGGCGATCGGGGTGCACACCGACATGTGCACGCCGGCGCTGAACCGCTTCGGCTCCGACCACGTGAAGAAGAATTTCCTCGCGCCGTCGATCGCGGGCGATGTCGTCGGCTGCCTCGGCGTCTCCGAGCCCGGCGCCGGCTCGGACGTCTCGGCGGCGAAGACGTCGGCGCGCAAGGACGGCGGCGACTATGTCATCACGGGCCAGAAGATGTGGATCACCAACGGGCTGAAGGCCGACTGGTGCTGCCTGCTCGCCAACACCTCGGACGGGCCCGCGCACAAGAACAAGTCGCTGATCTGCGTGCCGATGGATGCCAAGGGCATCACCAGGCAGAAGATCCACAAGATCGGCATGCACTCCTCCGACACCGCCCAACTCTTCTTCGACGAGGTGCGTGTGCCGCAGGCGAACCTGATCGGCCAGGAGGGGATGGGCTTCACCTATCAGATGCTGCAGTTCCAGGAGGAGCGGCTCTATTCGGCGGCAAGCTCGATCAAGGGGTTCGACCGGTTGATCGATCTCACCATCGACTACGCGCGCGACCGGCAGGCATTCGGCAAGTCCATCCTCGACAATCAGGTGGTTCACTACCGGCTGGCCGAGTTGCGCACCGAGGTAGAGCTCTTGCGGGCACTGACCTGGAGCGCGGTGGAACAGTATGTCGCCGGCGGCGACGTGACCCGGCTCGCCTCGATGGCGAAGCTGAAGACCGGGCGGCTGGCGCGTGAACTCACCGACGCCTGTCTGCAATACTGGGGCGGAATGGGCTTCACGGCCGACAATCCCGTCAGCCGCGCCTATCGCGACACGCGGCTGGTCTCGATCGGCGCCGGTGCGGACGAGGTGATGCTGTCGATCATCTGCAAGCTGGAGGGCACCTTGCCCGGAACGAGCAACAAGGCGGCAAAGACCCACTGA